One segment of Solanum lycopersicum chromosome 1, SLM_r2.1 DNA contains the following:
- the LOC101265277 gene encoding AP-5 complex subunit mu: MPSSCCIRALWILTNQDTVVFSRRFPVVEKRWRAACERSKSFMEDDLKYNVVPSLPTDSEIADAFVDRKKREGSARGFGIRINQSVEGSDSWVDDPITRHIISLCTKNEEEKKLVLWPLILHIKGHYCILVLPLVEPDHLKTYTRMCKRSDCGNAVGADESLSPLLLNLPSITGAFMVGHMIGDIITGDVTEPEIVISASPSVGGLLDSLTGSIGISARAKPVAAPVAGSTASGAAASGAMASDAPKIGLRSLDRDAIRSFISSAMPFGTPLDLNYTNISAVKMNGFSSADIPPADQKQPAWKPYLYRGKQRILFTIHETVHAAMYDRDEIPDSKKISGQVNCRAELEGLPDVMFPLIGLDTARVELLSFHPCAQVPEHGNEKQSLMFSPPLGSFVLMRYQAFCGMGPPIKGFYQLSMVSENEGAFLFKLRLMEGYRAPLSMDFCTVTMPFPRRRVLSFDGTPSIGTVSVAEHLVEWKIITTGRGISGKSVEATFPGTVKFAPWQPQRLPTSGAVLGNMEDEESDAETESTNNMANVEDFLMEKMNKDLQAVDLEEPFCWQAYDYAKVSFKIMGGSLSGMSIDPKSVSIFPAVKAPVEFSTQVTSGDYILWNTLGKCPVAATPKA, translated from the exons ATGCCGAGTTCGTGTTGTATCAGAGCTCTCTGGATCCTCACCAATCAAGACACCGTTGTTTTCTCCCG GAGATTTCCGGTGGTGGAGAAGCGGTGGCGGGCGGCATGCGAGAGGAGTAAGAGTTTTATGGAGGATGATTTGAAATATAATGTGGTGCCTTCTCTTCCTACTGATTCAGAGATAGCTGATGCTTTCGTTGACCGCAAGAAAag GGAGGGATCTGCTCGTGGATTTGGCATTAGGATAAATCAGTCAGTTGAAGGTTCAGATTCATGGGTTGATGATCCGATTACGCGTCACATAATAAGTTTGTGCACTAAAAAtgaagaggaaaagaaacttgttttgtggccactTATTTTGCACATAAAGGGACACTACTGTATCCTTGTACTGCCTTTAGTGGAACCAGATCATCTAAAAACGTATACAAGGATGTGTAAAAGATCTGACTGTGGAAATGCTGTTGGAGCTGATGAAAGTTTATCCCCCCTCCTGCTCAATCTTCCATCAATCACAGG GGCATTTATGGTTGGCCACATGATAGGAGACATCATAACAGGCGATGTGACAGAACCTGAAATAGTCATAAGTGCATCTCCATCAGTGGGTGGGTTGTTGGATTCTCTCACCGGAAGTATTGGTATTTCGGCAAGAGCAAAACCTGTAGCTGCTCCTGTTGCAGGATCAACAGCTTCTGGAGCTGCAGCAAGCGGAGCAATGGCATCTGATGCTCCAAAGATTGGTTTGAGGTCTCTGGATAGAGATGCGATTCGCTCTTTCATAAGCAGTGCAATGCCTTTTG GCACCCCTCTGGATCTTAACTACACCAACATTTCAGCAGTTAAGATGAATGGATTTTCTTCAGCAGACATCCCTCCTGCAGATCAGAAGCAGCCAGCATGGAAACCTTATCTTTATAGAGGGAAGCAGAGAATTCTTTTTACAATTCACGAGACAGTCCATGCTGCCATGTATGATCGCGATGAAATTCCAGATAGCAAAAAGATTTCAGGTCAAGTTAACTGTCGAGCGGAATTAGAAGGGTTGCCTGATGTGATGTTTCCACTAATAGGTTTGGACACTGCTCGTGTTGAGCTGTTATCCTTCCACCCCTGTGCTCAAGTTCCAGAGCATGGTAATGAGAAGCAATCACTTATGTTCTCACCACCATTAGGAAGTTTTGTATTGATGCGTTATCAGGCATTTTGTGGTATGGGACCTCCAATTAAGGGTTTTTATCAGCTTTCAATGGTTTCTGAAAATGAAGGTGCATTTTTGTTTAAGTTACGGCTCATGGAAGGTTATAGAGCTCCTCTGTCAATGGATTTCTGCACTGTGACAATGCCCTTCCCTAGGAGAAGGGTACTTTCTTTTGATGGCACACCTTCTATTGGAACAGTTTCAGTTGCTGAACACTTGGTTGAATGGAAAATTATAACGACTGGTCGAGGAATTTCAGGAAAAAGTGTTGAGGCAACATTTCCAGGAACAGTGAAGTTCGCTCCATGGCAACCTCAAAGATTGCCTACCTCAGGGGCAGTACTTGGGAATATGGAAGATGAAGAGAGTGATGCTGAAACAGAGTCAACAAATAATATGGCAAATGTGGAAGATTTCTTAATGGAAAAAATGAACAAGGATCTTCAAGCAGTTGATTTGGAGGAGCCATTTTGCTGGCAAGCATATGATTATGCTAAA GTATCTTTCAAGATAATGGGAGGATCATTATCAGGAATGTCTATTGATCCAAAATCT